The stretch of DNA CAGGTACAACAGCAAGCGGTTTGCCCAGCTCATTGCCACTGTGTTCCTGAACAACGACTTCAAGGTGTATCTCTTCACCCGGATGACCCCGACGCCCTTTATTCCCTTCACCATTGTGACGCTCCAGTGTCTGGCGGGGATCGTGGTCACCGCCTCGCACAACCCGAAGGAGGACAATGGCATCAAGGTTTACTGGTCGAATGGGGCTCAGGCGATGGCTCCGCACGATCAGCGAATTCACGACTACATGCTAAATAACCTGGAGCCAAAGCCTTCGTCCTGGGAGACCTCGGTGGTACTCGATCACCCGCTGGTCGAAGATCCCTATCGTCAGATATACCCGCTGTTCTACGAGACTCTCAAGAAGCTTCTGCCGCCGATCTATCTGGAGACCAACGAGTGCAGCCAGCTGCGATTCATCTACACGGCTCTCCACGGCGTGGGTTATCCCTTCATGAGGGAGGCCTTTTACCAGGCGAGACTTAAGCCAGTTATTCCCGTGGTCGAACAGAAGGATCCCGATCCCGAGTTCCCCACTCTCAACAAGCCAAATCCAGAAGGTGAGTAATGGTTAAACAAGATTTAGGAAAGTCGTATTATAAGATTGTTTtgggtaaaattaaaattataataaaatatctttgCTTAAGGAAAATCGTATTATATAAGTGTAAAATGGGATTAACCACTATTTCGTTTTGTTTAATTCTGATAAAAGTAAGTAATCTTTCCcattaagggccgttttctcgagtgccggttAAGATAACAGCTAGTTAAACAAAGTTAATGACTAGCTTTACTTttatatattacatttttctgatttttattttcttttatttattttattttattttttgtatttctttaaagttttttttttaattttattttagaggGCAGGGAAGCCCTGAAGCTGGCCATTAAAAAAGCGGAGTCGGAGCACTGCACCCTGGTGCTGGCCAATGATCCCGATGTGGATCGCCTGGCCGTGGCGGAATTGGATCCCCGAGGTCGCTGGAAGCTGTTCAATGGCAACGAACTGGCCGCTCTGTTGGGATGGTGGGCCCTCGAGAGCTACAAGACCAGGACACCCAAACCGGCTGTTCCAAACTGCGTAATGATAGCCACACTAGTGAGTTCGCGAATCCTGGCAGCAATGGCGAGAGTAGAGGGATTCGTCTTTGTGGAGGGCATGCCGAGTTTTCCTTGGATGGCACATAGAGCATTAGAACTCCAAAAATCGGGTAGGATGGTACTCTTCGCCTTTGAGGAGTGTTTTGGCTATATGTTCGGGATGAGCCTGCCGGATAAGGATGGCATTGGAGCAGCCATGCAGTTGGCCACCATGGCTTGTTATCTGCGGAGCACCAGGAATGTAACGCTGATCGAAAAGCTGAGGGAGATCTACGATACCTATGGTTATCACTCCTCGATCTCGTCACTCTTTATGGCCGATAGTCCGGATACAATCACCACTATCTTCGAGCACTTGCGCAACTTTACTGACGAAGGAGGTTATCCCAAGTGCATTCTGGATGAGGAATTCGAGGTGGTGCATGTCCGTGACTTGACCACCGGACTGGACACCTCCTTCGGCGACGGAAAGGCTCGTCTGCCCGTGAACCCCGAAGCTCAGTTGATCACCTTTACGTTCACCAATGGTTATATGGTCACCCTTCGAGCGGCTGCCAACGATATCAAGATCAAACTTAATGCGGAGATCTGCGGTTTGCCGGAGGAGAAGAACTGGGATGAGCTGCACGAGAAGCTCAACCGGATGACCAACGCCGTCGTGGAGGAGTTTCTCCAGCCCGAGGAGCATGGTCTCACCGATTCTTCAGTAATTCAATAGAACtcgtttttttaaacaataaagGACAATTAAACATAcaaataagaataaaataggaataaatgaattaaataagAAACTAGAAATAATATGCTATGGGATTTGTGATAAGGtaacttaaaaattacattttcaaaaacattttagatatttaaactAGATTTAAAATAGTAATAGGAAATAGGACAGTGTAGGCTTTGTTTCTTGGGTTAAGGATCAcctctattttatttaagaatgtATTTTAATCATAAAATCTATAACAACGTTCTTGTTTGTCATGATTCACTGAACAGATTTAAGGGAAACCTTTAGCTTTGCCTATTAAAGTGCGGTGAAAATGTCTTAGGTGAAGATGGGGAGCTGGAAAAGCCGCAGAACGCCAATTAAGCGTACACAGAAATTGCCAGCCATGTGGGTTATGTGAgccaaaaaagaagaaggcCAAACatggccatcatcatcatcctttGTCTCCTTTGCCACCGCACACAAACGTattcgtatctgtatctctaaCCGAGCGAAAGTATCTCGGCAAGACAAACACTGAAATTTTATAGTTTGCCTGCTAATTGCACTCTGGGGGTGCTTTCACCTCCCACACCGCCCCCTTTCGAGGCCGCTCCACCCCCTTGATTGTGTGGTAATCGCTTCCGATTGTGCGATTCAGCAAAAGTCAGCACACATAATGAAAACAGTGATTAAGAGTTGGCCAGGCCATCATAAAAGTCGTTTGGAAGTCACTCACAAGTACGAGGCTTATTGTTTCACTTTGGTTTTCGGGGTCCTCATTCACATACATATCGTACTCGTATTTGTTTAACAGGTCAAACGGAATATTTCAATAGCTTAAAAACGTAGAGTGCTCAGGTAAACACGGCGATGATCCCCGAGGTCGTCGTCAAGTCAAATTTCATTCAAGACAAAAGGTTGGCTCCCACATCCTTCTGATATACTTGCCTCTTCCATGTGGCCATTAAATTTTCCCTAAAATACATACTCGAACCGGGATCCAAACGCAcacgaattaaatattaatcccTGTCGACGAGTgggtttcttgtttttttcctaCTCTTTTTTCGGATGGGTTCCGCCACGTTTTACACGGTTAGTGGCGATGCGCCAAGGTTAGTGCATTATTAAGCACTGTTTATGCGACATTAGGAACATAAAAGGCGACCCAAAGTCGATGTAAATAAGACACGGGCCCCTGGcaaatcaacaaaataaaacgaatGTCCCACATGTGGGTGGGTGGGGTTTTGGGTGAGCTTCGAAAATTTGGATACTGCCATTAAAATAACTAAGGGGCTTTTGGGCTGTAAAAGCGGAAATATGAAGTGAGATATGTTTATGTATTGGGGATGGATTTTTGGtggattaaaatataaaacttaagatattttaaagaatattttaaattgaacgTTTCTTAAAATATGTGATGTTGTTTTAAGTAAAACATGTATTGAAGAAATATTTAGtgagaaatattattaatattttttaagccagATGAAATTTGATTCtctgattttttaataataaatataattttggttttaattttttttaatcggccACATGATATATTCCCGTTTTGAACTCGTTGCAGCCGCACAAATTGAATAATAATCCGTTTGCTATGCACAATACCCTAACAATTCACATTCACCAATAGGATTTTGAACATCCTGGCCTTGTGGCACACATATGTTGTGGATATTCTGTTACACCAGCCCGGCTCAATCCGAAGTCCGTCGTAATGAGGAGCGACCGTAGAACCACCCCCGGGTCCTCGAAtggctacaaaaaaaaaatacgggGTGCCATGAGCACTGGGACAATAGCATCTTAAATTCGCATTCGAAATGAAGCGAGCGGTGGTAAATTGATTACGTGCCACTTGCTCACATCATCAATTTCAGTCCATATGCGCGAAAATCCTTTGACTAACGAGTGCCACAGGACACAGGATCCCCGGCACCCACAAATTGTTAGTTGACACTCGAAATTTCTGGTGTTCAGCATCGTTAATTAAGAGCATTTGTTGACTTCCGGAAGCGGCGACCACTTATTtgctgtttgtttttctttacaCCCGATTTCCTGCGGTTCCGAGGGAGGCAGTTTCATGATTTTAATCAGAGGAGTATACATGTTGATAGCTGAGTGATATCAAGTGTGAGAcgcttaaatttttttacaaaagttaagaTTCATCTAGTGGAAATAACATTACTCCTTTGTGAActaaattatttcggaatttttggatatattctgttttttattctcttttttttaaacactaaGAGTTATCTTATATTTAATTCCTATTTCTTTTGTtgtgtaataaaaattgtatagtcTTATAAACTATCAGAAATAACACCATCTAcggaaatttttttgaaagtacaagatttttttaattaacaattcctttcaaaataataagttgtaaagcttttgtagttatagaaatataaaaaaaaattttaaagaacaaTAAATTAGATGGTAAACTatctaattttaaactatCTATTTaccctaaaataaattttgaaaattttgtttagaGTTCTAAAAATTGTAATCATAACTATTCTAATTTGTTCCTcccattttttgtaaataaatagtttttatgtctataataaatattaattcaatCAATAATTCATCAGTTTCATGGCAGCTGCAAGGATCGTCGTCCTTCGCGTTTTCCCCCTCACTCCCTCTCGCCGCATCTCTTtctaacaatttgtttttactgctttattgttttcgtttttgtcgCATAAAAATGACAACAAATTAGTTTGGCTGCCGTCGGTGGTTTCCCGCTGGGTTTTTCACAGTTTTGTTCGATATCCGTTTGTTTGTATTtcgtttgttgattttttttgcctgTCTTTGCCGACTCTGTGTCCTTGAGTGCTGGCCAATAAATTATGTGAAGGATGCTGTCACTGCAGCGCCTCACTCCCCTAAAATCGTCCAAATCGGGCGGGGTTAAGGCTAGGGATCGGGGTTTATTTTCGAATCCGGCGAGGGCGCGACGTGTTTTTGATTAGCTTTATTAAATatgcaaacaataaaaatgctGTCCTGTTTTTTCCGACTTTGTTTTTGTGCACAAAAGTGTAAAATTCGTCGGAAGCTTAATTGCCGGAAcatttctattaaataaactCAAAGGtagatgcaaaaaaaaaacggaaaaaaatcataaatttaatatgcatTGCTTACAGTCTTTCCGTAGAGCAGCCACAACCCTCCGGATTTCACGGTAAACAAATTGCTtgtaatgcattttaattctgtttggtttttttcgtCTGGCTcctgcaataaataaaatttttttagaccGATTTGAAGTGAAAAGTGCTCATAATTTAGCTCAGAGTCTTGGGTGCGACTAACaaatttacattattttcCCGTGTGCGGCAGCTGTATGAATATTTGAATTAaaggctgttttttttttagcttggCCGAATGAAGCTCAGAAGTCAATTTGGTCACTTTCTTTTTTGCTCCAATTTCTTTTACTTCTAGTCACCAATAAGAATCAACTGTTGTTTCAAAGAGCAATTTGCAGCGACTAAGAGAACGACGAAACAGAGTCGAATCCGAAGAGAATTGCGAACTGCTTTATCGACGGGCTCTTAGTTGAACAGCTTATTGAATGCTTTTAAGCGCTTGTTAATTTTAGGGATTTTTTCACCATAAGATTTGATAGCTCATATTATTATGATGTATATTATCATGATATTATTATGATATATTATGATGATTATGATGTTGTTATTATCTTTGTTAttagtaatttttatattcgATAGATTATAGTTAAGTTTAATTACCTGCCTTTTAAAGAGCATACTTTCATTATTAgttagtattattattattgagtCTTTTTCTCTAatcatttctttttaattgcaaacaaactttaaaaacaatactTAATATTTCACctcacatttatttattagcaaATAGGCAATATCCCAAAAAAGACTGAAATCTAAGATTTAATGTTTGTTTGGTTAGTCGTTGCATTGTCATCCATTTTGAAAAGTGGGTTCAATAGAAAGGGGTCCGAAAAGTGTGtggaaatgtgaaaaaaagAGTTACGAGAAATGGAATGGATGAGAAAATGTCCCAAGGGAAACGCAACGGAAATCTATGTCTGCATATGGAGATGCTATTGCTCTTATCCCTGCTGCTGCGTTGTTGTTTTCATTACAGTTGCCATTATTTTGGGTGGATTTTTCACCCTTTTGCAAGGACACTACCTTCCAATTACCCCCCGCATGTggaaaaacagcaacaaataaCTGAAGCGTCAGAAAAGTGCACATATTGCATGAAAAAGGGTTCATTAGCAACATCAATTAAAGTTGGAGATCCGAAACTCAGTTAGGAaggtataattatatttcaagGGTTATAAATGGGtcggaaattattttaaacattattaatataatatggTTCCCTCAAAAAAGTTtaggtttttggtttttaatggGTAGCTAGCAAAGTTTATAAAacctttactttatttttgtacaaaaataagttaattatttaaataatagaaCCTTTTAGAGATAAactatatcttaaaatattttaagctacTTCAACGTATCTTCAATAAATTCAACAACGTCTTCTTCATCCTTTCAGATCTTCATCAGTTGTTTGCTTCCACTTTTTCCATCCATTATTCCCAGCAATTCTGTCAATCTCCCAGGGAAAGGGGAAAGCTCTCAGGCCTTCTGTTTTCCCTCTTTTCGACTGGGTATTGTTTAACAATTAACGGAACAAGTTGTTTAACTTTACCTAAACGATTTAAGTCAACAGAGCTCTTTACTCTGCCTCCTTCACTCCGCTTTATCCTTCATTCACTCCGTGGACCGAATGTCCTCGTCACTTGGTCATCGGCGGAAAAAAGAGGAGTGATGCCAGTAGGCAGTGAGTCCTGGCAGTGCTTCCGCTTCCGATGACTGCACAAATCGTTGGTCTCCTTTTTTGCAGctccatttacatttttttgccaGCTTTTTTCCTGCTCCTTCCTGATGAAATGACAGAAATTTGTCAGGAAACAGTTCGTTTTGTTTGGTTCTCGTTTGGCGGCACTCACCTGACCCACCTGCCCATCTCACTGCTTCTCAATCTCTTCCGCCTGaacctttttgtttgctttggcttGAATGCCAAAAAGTGCTTAAGACTACTGCTCTTCATGGGCAGAGATAAACTGGTGCAAAAATTACTTgtatgaaaagaaaataatatgaaatcaggcttattttgttttccttttcccacaaggttttaattaaaggttccaattaaagttttttaacaaTCCAAACTTGCAAAAaacaacatatattttataattttaatattttcctaatttaaaatataatttaacaatataaaaaatttattaaataaaaaaaaaataacagtcatatataaaatattccgattttttaaaaggcaTAAGGTTTTTGTCCACTTTGTcggcttaaataaaaaaatggtgGACTatccatataaaattttattattgtagACTAATCACATGTTATtagcatatttaattttcgtttCTAGCGGAATCTTTTCTTGGAGATAATATCTTAGATCCAAACATTAAATGCagttatacatatttttagaacTTTTACCCCCTAAGGAATAATTTATAGTGACTCCCATGAACCACAGCTCCTTGCATTTCTGCCCACCCACAGTCTGTGGAGGGATTCCTGTGGAACTGGCAGCGTGCGGCttcaataattaaatttgcgACATTTCAACGCTCCAGCGATCAATGGAATGGAATTAACTGTTGTCAATTATCCGTCGCTGCTTTCATGCCTCTAAATAGCAAATGCTGCAAAGGCAAAAACCGAACCAGAAGCAGCGAAAAAGCAAAAGGCAAAGCCAAGAATTGCCGACAATAAAATGTCACTTGATCGCTGCATTGGCGCTCGTGTCCAACTGAATTTAGGCATCGCCGGCGGTGGTCACTCTCTGGAAATCGCCAATGGGATCGGAATCGGGGGGAGAGAATGATGTGTAggtacactttaaaaaattaggaATAATAGAGCCAACACTATATATATCTGAAGTGGATATCATtagcaaaatattaaaattttggaatttgttgtttaaaaGGTACAAGTAATACTGAATCCTTTGaagtaataaaaatttgtataaaaaattaactttctttcaaaatagaaaacacagaaaattgtaattttgggtattttcatatttttttaaatttttttctgtgtagccaGGGTAGATGGAGAAGAGgctgggtggtggtggtgcttaCCTGACCAGGTGGCGTCGATCTACCGCAACGCTTGGCCACACAAGACGCTTAATTTGTTGCAAGTTGTCCGCTGTCTCCGCTTGACTCCCCATCAATCAGCAGACGATTCTTCAACTGGAATGGTGCAAGAACAAGCAGAAGAATCGCTTTTTGCGACAGTCCCGTTTCATCGAAAATTCAGAGCACGCGAACTGAAGCATGTTCTTTTGATTTCCCTCCTTATCTATCTCTTTGCATTAAGCTTTCATTAAAGTTCTAAAAAGCCTTTAATTCTTCATTAACTAAAGCCAGCTCTTATATCAACCATGGTTTGCCAGATGAGTAAGCTCTCTAAAAACCGGATTCTACACATGattcaacatttttctttttcgcaGCCAAAGTCAAAGGTTCAATCATGCAATAATAAATTGTATGAGCCATTAACTAAATTTAGTGATTTCTTATGCTTAGAAATTCGTAGAAAAGGTAAGAAAAACACGCAGAGGAAACGTGAACTTTAATTACAATTAGTGTGTACTAAAAATATACCATTATGTTATGGACTTTAATGTTTTCCACTtccaaaaactatttttatttgcatctTTGTTTTATTCTTATAAGTTCCACTGATATACCGATTCTCTTAAGAAATGCACAAGTCCCTGAGGATATATAGTACAAAAAAGTCTTTGAATAATCATAATTTATGCATAGTTGAAAGTTTCAAGCACTTATGATGAATTAATCTCTCTAACCGAAACATCCTTAACCTTCTTGTGGCCCTCCCCTAATTAACCCTTAGCCGCGCTCCACACATGCCAGCCACTCTAATGAAAATCTATCGCAGTCGGCGCAGGTCTCGCTGAAAAAGTAAATTCATTACACTTTCCCAATTATGTgagatacattttaataatggaGGCGGGAAAACCTCATCTTAATCAAGTAAATTAATAGCAGCGAGAAGGAGCGAGTTGCCAGTCAGAGATCaaagtaattaattataataattaaaaactttttggcaGTCTCTGCCTCGTTCTCATCTTCGCACTGGAGTTCCCACAAACTTTTCAACATTTGCATGTGGTGGGAGTGTGAATGAGCAAGAGAGAGTTGGATGTTGTGTTCAAAAGTGCGTGCACCTGTTGAGATTTCAGCAATTCCCCAAGCAAATCCCATATTCACATCGTGTTCGGTACTCCTCCGACTACCTTTTCCGACTTTTTTACCCCATTTTGTATCCCTATTGTTGAAAATTGTAGTTTTTGTCACAGCtcctttttcttgtttttagagTGCACTAGTTTTTAATCATCGCTAACAGCCTTGGAGGCTGTGAAATTCCGCTTGGCTGCCCTAATACACTTGAAGCATTTACCAACActgcctgccacgccccctgaaGCACACCCACATCCGCCCGATTAACCCTCACGCCCACCGGCAATTGTTTGTGCCCAGCGGTGCAGGAACTGCGCACTTCTCGCCGTCCCTCTTTCACTCACAGTGGCGTAAGCAGGATATTTGTGCTAAGAATCCccattcagaaattgttttacattttttgggatgataataaataaaagtaaaattgtaaaatttaagtgtttaaaataaagtaatgcatataaatgaaataatgtcCATTTCTcaaacacccaaaaaaaa from Drosophila takahashii strain IR98-3 E-12201 chromosome 2R, DtakHiC1v2, whole genome shotgun sequence encodes:
- the Pgm2b gene encoding glucose 1,6-bisphosphate synthase produces the protein MSITMKRKTVISPTELLKTLELSGDEDLDLQIKNWVMWDRNEATLHQVTEAVKDQDWEALRVRLCRRITYLATGLRGGMRAGFDSLNDVVIIEVAQGICAYLLDVYPSIQKRQTQGVVVGYDGRYNSKRFAQLIATVFLNNDFKVYLFTRMTPTPFIPFTIVTLQCLAGIVVTASHNPKEDNGIKVYWSNGAQAMAPHDQRIHDYMLNNLEPKPSSWETSVVLDHPLVEDPYRQIYPLFYETLKKLLPPIYLETNECSQLRFIYTALHGVGYPFMREAFYQARLKPVIPVVEQKDPDPEFPTLNKPNPEEGREALKLAIKKAESEHCTLVLANDPDVDRLAVAELDPRGRWKLFNGNELAALLGWWALESYKTRTPKPAVPNCVMIATLVSSRILAAMARVEGFVFVEGMPSFPWMAHRALELQKSGRMVLFAFEECFGYMFGMSLPDKDGIGAAMQLATMACYLRSTRNVTLIEKLREIYDTYGYHSSISSLFMADSPDTITTIFEHLRNFTDEGGYPKCILDEEFEVVHVRDLTTGLDTSFGDGKARLPVNPEAQLITFTFTNGYMVTLRAAANDIKIKLNAEICGLPEEKNWDELHEKLNRMTNAVVEEFLQPEEHGLTDSSVIQ